The following are from one region of the Chromobacterium phragmitis genome:
- a CDS encoding sensor histidine kinase, whose product MNDPRRVASPSDADRLLRALERYWWLFVDKVARMGWGRLALAALLALLLGAILGLALLALAAVLVSGLVKILAGGKYQADQAASQARARGEEAERQAELEALRRQLAEARMGALQAQIEPHFLFNTLSSVCQLMEDSPARALAMQKALIRYLRSSLPEWRDSPGETSLGMQLELSRAYLDIMQLRMEERLRVTIAVPDALLPARFPVMMLQTLVENAVKHGLEPMADGGAINIGAKVLDGKLRLEVRDDGAGFPEQPGQGMGLANIRERLSLLYGQQAELTLEAPASGGTLAVIALPFALT is encoded by the coding sequence ATGAATGATCCACGCCGCGTCGCCTCGCCCAGCGACGCCGACCGGCTGCTGCGCGCGCTGGAGCGCTACTGGTGGCTATTCGTCGACAAGGTGGCGCGCATGGGCTGGGGCCGGCTGGCGCTGGCCGCATTGCTGGCGCTGCTGCTGGGCGCGATCCTGGGCCTGGCGCTGCTGGCCTTGGCCGCGGTGCTGGTCTCCGGCTTGGTGAAGATACTGGCCGGCGGCAAGTATCAGGCCGACCAGGCGGCGAGCCAGGCCCGCGCCCGCGGCGAGGAGGCCGAGCGGCAAGCGGAGCTGGAAGCGCTGCGCCGCCAATTGGCGGAAGCGCGGATGGGCGCGCTGCAGGCGCAGATCGAGCCCCATTTTCTGTTCAACACCCTGTCCTCGGTGTGCCAGTTGATGGAGGACTCGCCCGCCAGGGCGCTGGCGATGCAGAAGGCGCTGATCCGCTACCTGCGCTCCTCGCTGCCGGAATGGCGCGACTCGCCGGGCGAAACCAGCCTGGGCATGCAGCTGGAGCTGTCCCGCGCCTATCTGGACATCATGCAGCTGCGGATGGAGGAGAGGCTGCGGGTGACTATCGCCGTGCCGGACGCCTTGCTGCCGGCGCGCTTCCCGGTGATGATGCTGCAGACGCTGGTGGAAAACGCCGTCAAGCACGGCCTGGAGCCGATGGCGGACGGCGGCGCGATCAACATCGGCGCCAAAGTGCTGGACGGCAAACTCAGGCTGGAAGTGCGCGACGACGGCGCCGGCTTTCCAGAGCAACCCGGCCAAGGCATGGGCCTGGCCAACATCCGCGAGCGGCTGTCTCTGCTGTACGGCCAGCAAGCCGAGCTGACCCTGGAGGCGCCGGCGTCCGGCGGCACGCTCGCCGTCATCGCCCTGCCCTTCGCCCTGACCTGA